DNA sequence from the Dreissena polymorpha isolate Duluth1 chromosome 3, UMN_Dpol_1.0, whole genome shotgun sequence genome:
GCCGCCACCcctgccgccccagctccgacgcctctgtTAAGTGTTGCATGACCAATTCTTGTTagaaaatgagccttgttctgggacaactgggcttaatgcgtagTGTCacaacagattagcctgtgcagtctgcacaaagcACATGATTATTAGATACAAAACTTTTGTCTCATATGGAAATTTTAGTTTAAGAaaatcttttctaaacaaaatccaGTCTTGAAGTAACATGATTCTTAACGCACATGTgtttagcccaattttcccagaacaaggttcaaataatgttaaaataatgttgtgttGCGTGAATATGATGTATTTAAAGTGCTATTCAATGaccattttcataaaatatttatgaacattTCTTAAAAGATGGTttacattatattaaaatagtttaaacTGTTATCCGTGTTCCTGGTCATTTCTCCTTTGTTTCAGATAAAttgttttaatcaaaattaaGTGGCAATCAAATAACAGATGCAGTTATATATGCTAGTCACCATTGTGACACATTCTAAACATACTTTATAATAGGACTCGCATTGAAGCACAAACAGCAATCAATAAATaacccattttactatttattattCCTTAAAGTAATGATTATTGGCAGTAACAActgaaatttttatttatatgctgtttttagctcgactattatatatgaaatacatatagtagagctatcctactcaacccggacTGGCGTTCCCGTAAGCgttgcaatgttaaagtttgcgtaccacctcaaaaaTTTcctatttcctatgtcctttcacatattgcttttatattttgcatacttctttatcaacatgaccccaatctataaacaagagcatacaactgtatcaagcattttgtaagaattatggcccttttttcacttagaatatgcatattattgataaatctatgttaaagtttgcgtaccacccataatatttcctatgtcctttgacatattgctttcatatttcgcatgcttctttaccaacatgatcccaatctataaataagagcagacaactgtatcaagcattttgacagaattatggccccttttatacttagataatttaacatttggttaagttttgtgttttggtccatttttactcctaaagtatcatagctatttgctttttatacttggaaaacttgctaactattgtaaggggactgtacagggcaagttgcataactctggttggcttttaaacggaattatggcccttttttgtcttagtaactttgaatattttgttaaattttgtgttcgatccactttacttctaaagtttcAAGGCTactgctttcaaacttcaaatactttcttactatcatgatgttactgtacctagCAAagtgaatttgaccttgacctttgaatgaccttgactgtcaaggtcaaattaataaattttgcttaaatttccgtaacttctttatttatgataacatttgattcatactttgacaaaacaactcttacctgacaaaccacaatggactccacccaaaccacccccacgccccaccccagaatccatcccccctccccaatttttttttttttttcttatttttgaaagatcatctattaaattaccacacatccacattatacccccctctccatgatggcttacgttatactgtcaagcactcaaatagtcgagcgcgctgtcctctgacagctcttgtttagctcacctgtaCATTACATGCTATACTAGACTTTatctaatattaaaaatattattattaaaatttatcaaACTAGCTACCGCCCAGGGGTCACAATATTTATATAGAGTTAAAAAGTAAATGACTTAAAAATCTCTGAACATTGCCAGGGTTattggtttaatatttggtgtgtaatatTGATTACGAGTTctttaccaaattttttcaaatcatgcccttGGAATGAAGTTGGCACCGCGTAAGGGGTcatatgatttatatatatatataaactaaataacTTAAAACAGGGCTACCATGAAGGCCTGTAAGCGCTCACGTGTGTTCATAGGCGTTAAGTTAAAGGTCATAAATATGGCCTTTTAATAGAGTGGTATAATGTTTTTTTCCCATTTGACATCGTGACATTAATTTTGGACGCATGTGACTCAGAATCGAACTATGTCTACATTAGGTCAAGATAAGCATTCTTATCAAGATTGAGGTATAAATAGAGTGAGAAAACTCTGTTTATCTGTTATTTGACTTGGTGGTCTCTATATTGTCTTAATGTGGAAGCCGCACAATGGCCAACGCATGACGCCGGATATAGCATGATCATCTTAAGGTGAGCTTAACATGTATGCTCTGAAACCGGATCGGTCATGGGTGTCATATTTAGTGTGTTAAATCTTTAAGCGGTCCTGCCTCTGGGGTCACAACTAGACTGACACCTAGGGGTttcatttttgtcccctaccggtttcaccggaggggacttatggttttcgctctgttagtctgtctgtcacacttttctggatcctgcgataacttaaaaagttcataatattttttcatgaaacttgaaacatggatggatggcaatatgcacgtcatttcattttgttcctacgtcaaaaattctggttgctatggcaacaaataaaattttcttatattttcttaacactcattattatatttttgattaattattattttcactatttgtattactatttttggtaacaactgttattattagtagtactgatgtcatcatttaataaatataattattgagattTATGTTCCCAAGTGTATAtactgtgtaaatgacatgattaatattttatgtaaatctgTCACCATTTCAACATGTTAAAACTATCGCAAGGGAAGgacccccgataatgttgaagaacttcaggtctaaccctttttccattttgtatgtatggaccaatgtatatatttgtataatgtcattatctggaaataaaatatgtttaaagtaaagtaaagtaaagtaacaaataaaaacaattctgacaatggtggagccggtaggggacattatattgcttggcaatagtcctGTTATATATAGATCTTATACATGTATGAAGCGCGTTATTGTCAGAGGAAGGCTTGGCCTATGTGAACAGTCAGAACAAAAGATTAAGTGCTTAGAACTAAAGGCATGGATTTAAACGGAGGGGaaattttgaagtttgttattaggCGGTCAGAATTGAGCTTCATAAAAGTATGCTATTAGACTTAactgtgtttttagctcacctgagcacaacgtgctcatggtgaacatttgtcatcgccttttgtccgtcgtgcgttgtgcgccgtcaacatttgccttgtgaacactcttgaggccacatttattgtccaatcttcatgaaatgtggtcagaagattggtcttaatgatatcttggatgagttcaaaaatggttacgtttgcttgaaaaacatggctgccaaggagcagggcatttttccttatatggctatatatggctatagtcaaatcttgttaacactctagaggccacatttattgtccgatcttcatgaaacttggtcagaagattcatcccaataatgtcttggacgagttcaaaaatgatgccggttggttggaaaacatggccgctagggggcggggcatttttccttatatggctatagtaaaaccttgttaacattctagaagccagatttattttccgatcttcatgaaacttggtcagaagatttgtcccaatgatattttgtatAAGTTCGCAAATGGtgtcggttgctttaaaaacatagccaccagggggcggggcatttttccttatatggctatatatggctatagtaaaatcttaaaaacactctagaggcgagAACTTTGGTCataagattggtcttaatgatatcttggatgagttcgaaaatggttacgtttgcttgaaaaacatggctgccaaggggtggggcatttttccttatcaACATGTATGGCTATATATTTTGctaaagtaaaatatttttaacactctagaggccacattttttgtccgatcttcatgaaacttgatcagaagattcatcccaataatatcttgaacgagatcaaaaatgatgccggttggttggaaaacatggccgccagggggcggggcatttttccttatatggctagagtaaaaccttgttaacattctagaggccacatttattttccgatcttcatgaaacttggtcagaagatttgtcccaatgatatcttggatgagttcgaaaatgattccggttggttgtaaaacatggccaccaagggggcgtggcatttttccttatgtagctattgtaaaaccttcttaacattctagaggccacacttattttccgatcgtcatgaaacttggtcagaagatttgtcccaatgatatcttggacaaagtataaaatggttccagttgcttgaaaaacatggccaccatggggcggggcatttttccttatatggagttatgaatcttcatgaaactttgtcagaatatttgtctaaatgatatcttgaatgtgtacgaaaatggttctggtctgtagaaaaacgtggctgccatggtgttcactagtcatgaaagttggtaagaacattttgttctaatgacatcttgggctgcacagaacaggtcagttcctttgaatctcaggtaagcgactttgggACTTTCATGCCTcttgtttacatgtataaatgCCTGCACGAAAAAGCAACGTGGAGCTGAAAATTATCTTTcatttttcttataaaaaaacacaaaccccGACAGATATGTAGTTGTTTGTTACTTGCATCTTTAAAAAATAGGGTAGGTAGAACAGTCAAACATTTATTTGTGAAAAGTTGATTGTtatactgtatacatgtacatggtattTTCTATTCTAATGAGGATTGTCAATAACAGAAATATTAAAAATCTCTATTCATCATGTCTTTCTTTATACTAATTCGTTATTTTTGCGGACATGATCGAATGTGGCAAACACGATCGAAAGCtcaacatgaaatacaaaaaaagagTTAAGAGTCGGCACCGAAAATTAGGGTCTGACGGGTAAGTCGGAACAAAAAACCTTGTTTTGAAGTAATAGCAAATATAGCGAATGTTTAGTTTTCGTAACAGGTCTGTACGATCATATGGTTTTTATTTGCCAAACTTgactgtttatgttaaataacaagaataattattctaattaaaaaaaatgtttgataccTTAATTTTTATATTGCAACAATGCCACTGTTATATATAAAGAATTCATAATTTCATAAGTTACACTAATGTtgtgatctttaaaaaaacattttagatAGTATTTTTAGCTCTGACAAAAGGtaagtgtatgtatgtatggacaaaAATTACttcatttaaagtttttaaaacatgaataaaaatagGAAACACGTTTAATATCCTGTAAGGGAGCTATTTCTGACGGAGTCAaaatattaacaagaaatatcatttaaaatatatacggctTTAATTGTTGTTGGTGTTGATGAACAATATCTACTTATAGAGATACCAGTTATATGGCATTATTGATCAATGAATTGCgaaattcaaatgcttttttttatttagacaaCTTGACAAATTCATTTTTTCGGATGAAGTCAGTAATTGGTGATACTTAAACACAGATGGCATAACATATACAtaccttttaaggtatttttgtcgTAAAACACTATAACATGGACAAATACAAATGAAGTTAAACTCATCTTCACTATCTCTACTGCAACATACACAGTATCTTTCGTTGCGAGGAATATTATTGCGGGCATACCtcccagtttgaattctcaatgGGTGTACAGAAATTCTTAACTTAACAAAGTGAATACGTAAATTCCTTTATAACAAATCCAAATAAGATTCTTATACTTTTGTAGGTTTAATAACTCTATACATGTCTAATACAGGACTGTTACTTTAAGTACCATACcgttcttgtttaaatgtatctataaagGCCCAgcctcactatgatgccggtggagcccaggtgcgtgatccgggatctaccggggcTCTACCGTAATGAACCGGGActccaccggggacgaccgggatgaaccggggacaaccggggctccaccgggaaagtattaaaatgtttaatatctccgggatgaaccgggaaggaccggcaacgaccggagGTACCGGGAACAACTGGgatggcaccgggaacaaccgtgACGgaaccgtagctccaccggggcccatacagacccggcagagctacggcaacgcccctgttgtcgccggtggtgcctAGGTGGAGCCCCaatgaatgccggcagagtccctatATATATACGGTACATCGGTAaatcggcgctctgccgggacgccatcggcattcatcggggctccgccggggcattaccggcgacgaccggggttaaaccgtggcgttgccgtagctctgccggcgtctgatgccggtatagccccggtgagtgccggcggagttacggtTTACCGgtgctctgccgggacgctgccggcttttgCCGGCGCTCCATTGGGActttaccggcgacaaccggggctctgccggggcttcaccgggataaagcGTAGCTAATCCGGAGTTggccgggactctgccgggttgttgaccggcttcatcCGGGgtggcaccgggaaatagtgtgaccgcgttaaaaaatgTCTACGAATCTTCCCGTTTTCtcccggcgttagcaaaccgggatggaccggggctctaccggcaatagtgagacttgggcttaagtctATTTCTAAACTGGCATATAAAAGAAGTAACGCACACAGAGctatgattattaaaaaaatatccataGCCATAATCGTTAACAATTGTTTAATTTGTGAGACCCAATTGATGTGTCCTTTATGACACTCTTCAACAATTTCATTTGACACACAGTATGGAGAATAATAGTTTtacttaaacttattttaaaccaatattttaacattcttaTAAAACGATTAATGTAAAGTGGGTATCTTCATAAACACAAGCGTTACAACTGTTGAGTCTTACTTGTAGCGTTCGTTTACAGAACTTTAAATGAATACTTTCTATTTCTTTACACTTTGTAAAACCCAATATTTCGGAGGTAAAGTTAAGACTCAAACCAAACAAATGCTTTAAATAGATGACAAAGTATTTTGGGTTTTAGATCAtaaattttacacttgtatagcAAAGTATTCATGGCATTAAGGGCTTTATGTActaaatgttcttggtttaatgTGAAAATACCTGTATAATTTATGACAGTATACTTAAGTAACTAAAGTTATTAACTGTTTCGATGTTAGGGCTATCGTAGGCCCTTTGCTCATGCCTCATTTAGGCGTAAACGGCCCCTCTTAcggaaaaccataattttagtttttgaagtGATTACTTTAAGGCCCCAAGTATTACAATACAAAAGCAGATTATCCAAATGGGCGAGGACTAAGTCAGGATTTTTATCCAATATAGCAAATAGTTAAACCAGACtctatattattttgtaaaaacatagaTTGGTCCTCTACAAACAGAGAAAAGAACAAAGGGGAAAAGACCTACCTTAAATGTATAATACAGCAAGTCAACCACATCgtaaattataatgaaataacGGTGTCTTGTCTTTTGTCTTGTATCTTTTCAATTGACCTCCTGGAATGCATAACAGTGTATGAGTTAAATATGAGACAAGTTTGTGCTTATAAAAACACCGAGTTGTAAATTATTAATACAGTTAACCACATCGTTTAATGGCCATTTTATATGATATATTTGGACTTCCATACATTTAATCAATATCGGTCAAATGTTGGATATGTATTGCGGAGCCTGCCTGTAATACAGAACACAACAGCTGACGTGAAAAATGGCGACGCAGACGACAAACGAAGAAATCGCTCCGGATCACAAATATCCTGGGTACACGGAGGAAGCACACCCGGAGCTGTTTGACCGCCGGGCCATGCTGCCGCAACCGTCGGAACTGAAACCAGGCCAGCTGCCGGCGTCCCAGATCAAAGAATACTTCGAAAATGTGAGTATCGGAGGTTGTTTGTAAACAAGCGAATACGCCTATTTCATTCGTTTATAGACACGTTCATAACTTCTGTTCTACTATGCTGTTAGAACGAACACGAACAAATGCAATGGCAATGCATGTACGTTTTCATGCAGTTGCAAGTATATAGCTTCCAACTCGTTTAGTGTAATTAAACGCTTagtataaataaatgttaatcgACAATGATTCAATAAACAGGCGCGTAGGGAGCTCTGGAACATTTTGGCCGAGAGTGGGGTGGTAGCGAGGGTTACGCATTCCCGATTTTAGCACGACTTTTAAGCCTTTTCTACTTAAAACCTGTGAAACTGGTAAGGTACAAACAAATCCGTGTAATTGGTACGAATTGTAATTAATGGTGATTCGTTGAGACAGTCTAATGACCGAGCGACAGTTTCTCGACCGATGATTTATTTTCTAGGGTTACACGGTGGTGGAGAAGTTTTTCACGGAGGCCGAGCTGGAGCCGGTACGTGCCTGCGTCAACGGGGTCGTGGATGATCTCGCACAAAAACTCTACAAGGCGGGAAAAATACCAGGTGCGACTGTTATCTTGGTGACTAGGGTGGTTGCTTTACTAATCACTAATCAGCGTTTCTTTGCCAGTTATAATTTGGAGAATATCGAGCTCATGAAAGTATGCGTATCACGAGTTTCTAAAGTCAACATTTCGTCTGAATAAATAATTAGATCTTTTAAAAAGACATAACTTTATTCTTAAGTAAAATTAATTGTTCCTTATTGAGAATAACATGTTATTTTaacctcgctatgggaaaaccgGACATGATGTttgtgagtaaagtgtcgccccagatacgCCTATGCACTTCCCACAGGCTAAGCAACGACCACATTTTTCGCTCTTATGTTTtttatcgtttaaaggaagttgctTATTAGCGAAAATTTAGTTCAGGCGCAaaatgccgtccctgattagcctttgcagactgcttacgctaatgtgggacgacattgtacgcacatgcattaagcacagttttcccagaacgcatgTCTGTGCCTGCTTCAGAGCTGTATGCGGAGTACGGGTTTCTGGAGAGGTTGACCAAAGTCGAGGCGGCCTTCCCAGGCGCATGCATCATTTGCTCAAAACTAGGCGCCGTTCCACAGGTAAAGCGTTGAgacatttaatacattttgtcGTTCTTTCTTCACAGAttcaaatgcaatataaagaaaaatgttgAAAACCTTCGATAGACGTGCTTAATGAacaatatatgagccgcgttctgagaaaatggggctaatgcatgtgcgttaagtgtcgtcccagattatactgtgcagtccgcacaggctaatcagggacgacaatttccgcttttatggtatttttcgtttaaaggaagtctctcctacacgaaaatccagttacggcggaaagtgtcgtccctgattagcctgtgcggactgcacaggctaatctgggacgacactttacgcacatgaattatgcccagttttctcagaacgcgacacatatattCAGAATTGGTCTATGACAATGAAATTAAGACAGATAAGGATGTGTACCGATGATATGCGATCACCTACTATTATTCTGAGCTTATGTTGGACGTCACTCTTCTAAACACTATTtgacaaacaacacaaacaacaatgTCAATATAATACTATGCTGAACATAAGGGTTGTATGTAAAAACCTACAGCTTCCGATAAAAGTTCGCAAGgaaaagaacaattaaaaaatattcatattaatgTTACATATTTTTCTGCATGTAGTTCTTTGCCCCGCATAAAGACCAGCGGATGGTAACAAGAACGTCGCTTCTGATGATATTTCCGGAATgtcattatttctatattgtaaaaataatacaCGCTTCACCGCAAGGCGTTGAAAGACCTCTGGGCGAACGAGCGTCTCCTGAACGTGATTGAGCAGCTCATTGGGCCGGATATAGCCGGCAATCCCGCCTGGAATCTGCGTACCAAGGTGCCAAACAACAGCGTCACCACCGTCCCATGGCACCAAGGTAGCGTTTTTGTGCGTTTATttgtgagcctcgttctggaaataCTAAGCCAAATTAAtgtttaagtgtcgtcccatattagcatgtacagtccgcacatgGTTATCAGTGACTAAACCTTCCGCCTAGAGTGGGTTGTCTGTACAAGAGacttccgcctagactggattgtcTGTACAAGAGacttccgcctagactggattgtcTGTACAAGAGacttccgcctagactggattgtcTGTACAAGAGacttccgcctagactggattgtcTGTACAAGAGACTTCCGTCTAGACTGCATTGTCTGTACAAGAGAcctccgcctagactggattgtcTGTACAAGAGacttccgcctagactggattgtcTGTACAAGAGAcctccgcctagactggattgtcTGTACAAGAGAcctccgcctagactggattgtcTGTACAAGAGAcctccgcctagactggattttctgtACAAGAGAcctccgcctagactggattgtcTGTACAAGAGAcctccgcctagactggattgtcTGTACAAGAGacttccgcctagactggattgtcTGTACAAGAGAcctccgcctagactggattgtcTGTACAAGAGAcctccgcctagactggattgtcTGTACAAGAGAcctccgcctagactggattgtcTGTACAAGAGACTTCCGCCTAGAGAGacttccgcctagactggattgtcTGTACAAGAGacttccgcctagactggattgtcTGTACAAGAGacttccgcctagactggattgttTGTACAAGAGacttccgcctagactggattgtcTGTACAAGAGacttccgcctagactggattgtcTGTACAAGAGacttccgcctagactggattgtctgtacaagagacttccttttaacgaaatatgtcataaaagcggaaagtgtcatgcctgattagcctgtgcggattgcgcaGGCTCaactgagatgacacttaacgcacatgcattaagccgtgttttcccagaacgcggctcacagTATTTCTATCATACAACAACGATCAGGGAATCACCAACTATTAACACTTTCTCTGAACAAGCTCAGTCGATATAAGCGCAGGGAGCCGTCAACCGGTGCAATTTTAAACAATGTTCATGTTTTTCACACTGCAATCGTTCGTAGACAACTAAACAATGTTCATGTTTTTCACACTGCAATCGTTCGTAGACAACCGTATCATAATAgttgtatattattttatgaaacataCTGATAATGTGGTATATTTGTTAAACAGTAGAAAAATTCATTTAGTAGACTGCGGTTGTCATTTCTCAAGTAGTTGTCTGTTTTCGTTTTGGAGATTTTACATATTGGTAGCAACCATCACATGCTACGTTAACGTCTGATGCCACGCTTGTTACAGACGTCTCCTACCTTGACAACGACACGTACCGGATGTTGATACCGACCGTTTGGATTCCTTTTGTGGACTCCACAGCTGAGAACGGCTGTCTCGAGGTAACCAACTTGAAACGTCTACATATggatcgtgttctgagaaaactgggcataatgcgtgtgcgtaaagtgtcgtcccagatttccgcctaaattggacttTTTCTAAGACTTtatataaacgaaaaatgtcatacaagcggaaaatgtcgtcccatattagcctgtgcggactgcacaggctagtctgggacgacattttacgcacatgcagtatgcccagtattctcagaacacgactcatatggaCTCCGTTATGGAAAAACCGGCATTTAAACATGTGCtctaagtgtcatcccagaatagtcTGTACAGTTTGTACAGGTGTACAAGGGACTTCAcatttttaatgggattttttgttgaaagggagtctcttctaaaagaaaatccagtctagttgGAAAATATCGTCTCAGATTATGCGAGGACGCTTTACTCGCATGTATTAAGCGTAGTGTTTTCAGAACGAGGCGCATATCTTAGAAAACAGCTCCATTTAAGAAAAATCTTATATTTATTAGGTGATTTTAATCCGACCAATTTAAACTTGAGCCTCATTTGGCTGATTACAGGAGGAGTTATGGGACGTTGAAAACTTTACGTCTACGGATGtgtttagctcacctaagcacgcTGTGTCTGGTTAGTTTTTCCATATGTGACGCCGCCGACGTCAGTCATCAATAAAGCCAAACATAAGTGACACGAATTTTCATACAACTACGATATGTTGACCTTTATGTTGTATTCAAGGTAGCGGAAATGTAGCGGACAAGGTATTAGGTGATGCTGATCTCTATGTTTCTATTCAAGGTTATGGACAAGGGCCACCGGACGGGTAAGGTCGCCACCCACCAGTGTTGCTATGGGGACACGTTTTACACCATCCTGGAGGAGGCGGAGATGGAGCGGACGCTGGGTGCGAGTCACATTGACACCTTTTTTTCAGCCTTTGTGGCAAAAtaatgtgcgcaaagtgtcgtcccagattagccaatgcagtccgcacaggttgatcagggacgagacttaccgcttttatggtattttttgttaaaaggatgCATCTTCTTAGTgaaagtttaggcgtaaagtgtcgtcctgattagcctgcgtggactgcacaggctaatatgtgccaacactctacgcacatccatccattaagcccagtttttcaagagcgcggctcaaattATTTATTCTGTCATTCTATCCCTTAATCTAATTCAAGAAAGAAATGTGTAAGTTACTGACTTAAACTTTGTCATAAAAAAGCGCATATTTAGGAAATGAGTAAGTATATTATGTGCGTGTCGTGATATGCCTGAAATACTGTGAAAAACGacaaaaaatccgaaataaaaaaaaaacgtcattGTAGGCGTGAATATGGATCGCGACCGGCGTACACTTCCGGTGAAGAGCGGCGGCTTTATCCTCTTCAATAACGTCATTCCTCACCGGAGCCTGCCGAACATGTCCAAGGACATCCGATGGAGCCTCGACCTCCGTTGGCAGCGGGCGTCCGACCCCGCGGGTCTCTGGGGGCTCAAAAACGGCGTCGTGATGCGCAAGGGATCGGACCCGCACTTCAAGGTAGACTGGACGGAGTTCGACTCGGTGAATAGGCACATTGTTCAGACGGAGTATGTGAAGGGCGACAAGATGGTGAGTGACTGTGTTATGGCGTGTTATTTGTACTTTTAAAGAAAACACATTCTTCTTAAGATCAGAATGATTTCAGAAGGCCCAATATAAATGCGATGTTCATAATCGTAATGTTTGAACTTCATATTTGTGTCTGCAACATATTGTTAATATGTTTTTCGAGAAAAAGTGCGAACA
Encoded proteins:
- the LOC127871318 gene encoding uncharacterized protein LOC127871318 isoform X1, giving the protein MATQTTNEEIAPDHKYPGYTEEAHPELFDRRAMLPQPSELKPGQLPASQIKEYFENGYTVVEKFFTEAELEPVRACVNGVVDDLAQKLYKAGKIPELYAEYGFLERLTKVEAAFPGACIICSKLGAVPQALKDLWANERLLNVIEQLIGPDIAGNPAWNLRTKVPNNSVTTVPWHQDVSYLDNDTYRMLIPTVWIPFVDSTAENGCLEVMDKGHRTGKVATHQCCYGDTFYTILEEAEMERTLGVNMDRDRRTLPVKSGGFILFNNVIPHRSLPNMSKDIRWSLDLRWQRASDPAGLWELKNGVVMRKGSDPHFKVDWTEFDSVNRPLYADGVCEGRQGGPDGRGIRHDDPRTVDEKMGHRTHEQTRSINRSRRRWSPSRATPRDRHVAAHSA
- the LOC127871318 gene encoding uncharacterized protein LOC127871318 isoform X4, which encodes MATQTTNEEIAPDHKYPGYTEEAHPELFDRRAMLPQPSELKPGQLPASQIKEYFENGYTVVEKFFTEAELEPVRACVNGVVDDLAQKLYKAGKIPELYAEYGFLERLTKVEAAFPGACIICSKLGAVPQALKDLWANERLLNVIEQLIGPDIAGNPAWNLRTKVPNNSVTTVPWHQDVSYLDNDTYRMLIPTVWIPFVDSTAENGCLEVMDKGHRTGKVATHQCCYGDTFYTILEEAEMERTLGVNMDRDRRTLPVKSGGFILFNNVIPHRSLPNMSKDIRWSLDLRWQRASDPAGLWGLKNGVVMRKGSDPHFKVDWTEFDSVNRHIVQTEYVKGDKMDLTEEEFDTTIQGPWMKKWAIVHMNRHVDRFHKQEQEKMVAEQSNTA
- the LOC127871318 gene encoding uncharacterized protein LOC127871318 isoform X2, with product MATQTTNEEIAPDHKYPGYTEEAHPELFDRRAMLPQPSELKPGQLPASQIKEYFENGYTVVEKFFTEAELEPVRACVNGVVDDLAQKLYKAGKIPELYAEYGFLERLTKVEAAFPGACIICSKLGAVPQALKDLWANERLLNVIEQLIGPDIAGNPAWNLRTKVPNNSVTTVPWHQDVSYLDNDTYRMLIPTVWIPFVDSTAENGCLEVMDKGHRTGKVATHQCCYGDTFYTILEEAEMERTLGVNMERDRRTLPVKSGGFILFNNVILTGACRTCPRHIRWSLDLRWQRASDPAGLWELKNGVVMRKGSDPHFKVDWTEFDSVNRPLYADGVCEGRQGGPDGRGIRHDDPRTVDEKMGHRTHEQTRSINRSRRRWSPSRATPRDRHVAAHSA
- the LOC127871318 gene encoding uncharacterized protein LOC127871318 isoform X3, whose product is MATQTTNEEIAPDHKYPGYTEEAHPELFDRRAMLPQPSELKPGQLPASQIKEYFENGYTVVEKFFTEAELEPVRACVNGVVDDLAQKLYKAGKIPELYAEYGFLERLTKVEAAFPGACIICSKLGAVPQALKDLWANERLLNVIEQLIGPDIAGNPAWNLRTKVPNNSVTTVPWHQDVSYLDNDTYRMLIPTVWIPFVDSTAENGCLEVMDKGHRTVKVATHQCCYGDTFYTILKEAEMERTLGVNMERDRRTLPVKSGGFILFNNVILTGACRTCPRHIRWSLDLRWQRASDPAGLWELKNGVVMRKGSDPHFKVDWTEFDSVNRPLYADGVCEGRQGGPDGRGIRHDDPRTVDEKMGHRTHEQTRSINRSRRRWSPSRATPRDRHVAAHSA